A stretch of the Psychroserpens sp. Hel_I_66 genome encodes the following:
- a CDS encoding AAA family ATPase — MSDVAAIEQFVKKYKALKTEVAKVIVGQDEVVNQILISIFSGGHSLLIGVPGLAKTLMVNTIAQALGLDFKRIQFTPDLMPSDILGSEILDENRQFKFIKGPIFANIILADEINRTPPKTQAALLEAMQERAVTVSGHHYKLSLPYFVLATQNPIEQEGTYPLPEAQLDRFMFAINLEYPSFAEEVQVVKSTTTDVRATVNALFTAQEIIDFQNVIRRIPVADNVIEYAVTMVSKTRPKASTASNLVKEFVDWGAGPRASQNLVLAAKTHAAINGKFSPDIENIQAVASGILRHRIIKNYKAEAEGVGDEQIIKSLF, encoded by the coding sequence ATGTCTGATGTTGCTGCAATAGAACAGTTTGTAAAAAAATATAAAGCCCTAAAAACCGAAGTAGCCAAAGTCATTGTTGGACAAGATGAGGTTGTGAACCAAATTTTGATTTCTATTTTTTCTGGTGGTCACTCCCTTCTAATAGGAGTTCCAGGATTAGCAAAAACTTTAATGGTAAATACCATCGCACAGGCTTTAGGATTAGATTTTAAACGTATTCAGTTTACACCAGATTTAATGCCTAGTGATATTTTAGGTAGTGAAATACTTGATGAAAATAGACAGTTCAAATTTATAAAAGGGCCAATCTTCGCTAATATTATCTTGGCAGATGAGATCAACCGTACACCTCCAAAAACACAGGCAGCCTTGTTGGAAGCTATGCAGGAACGAGCTGTTACAGTTTCTGGTCATCATTATAAATTAAGTTTACCTTATTTTGTCCTGGCAACCCAAAACCCAATTGAGCAAGAAGGTACCTATCCTTTGCCAGAAGCGCAATTAGACCGTTTTATGTTCGCTATTAATTTAGAATATCCTTCGTTTGCAGAAGAAGTTCAAGTTGTAAAATCTACAACTACAGATGTTAGAGCAACCGTAAATGCATTATTTACCGCTCAAGAAATTATAGACTTTCAAAATGTGATACGTCGTATTCCCGTTGCAGATAATGTGATAGAATATGCGGTTACTATGGTTAGTAAAACACGACCAAAAGCATCAACCGCATCCAATCTTGTTAAAGAATTTGTAGATTGGGGAGCAGGACCAAGAGCCTCTCAGAATTTGGTTTTAGCTGCAAAAACACATGCTGCGATTAACGGTAAATTCTCACCAGATATTGAGAATATTCAAGCTGTAGCATCTGGAATATTACGCCACAGAATTATCAAAAACTACAAAGCAGAAGCAGAAGGCGTAGGTGACGAGCAAATTATCAAAAGTTTATTTTAA
- a CDS encoding aconitate hydratase encodes MAFDIDMIKKVYSNMTERVDTARDIVGKPLTLSEKILYSHLWDGKPSKAFTRGKDYVDFAPDRVACQDATAQMALLQFMQAGKKNVAVPTTVHCDHLIQAKNGASIDLQHAISTSNEVFNFLESVSNKYGIGFWRPGAGIIHQVVLENYAFPGGMMIGTDSHTVNAGGLGMVAIGVGGADAVDVMAGMAWELKFPKLIGVRLTGTLSGWTAPKDVILKVADILTVKGGTGAIVEYFGPGAKGMSCTGKGTICNMGAEIGATTSTFGYDESMERYLRATDRADVADAANKVKEYLTGDDEVYANPEQYFDQVIDINLTELNPLLNGPFTPDLSTAVGSTMGEKAKKNDWPIKVEWGLIGSCTNSSYEDLSRASSIAQQALDKGLKMKSELGINPGSEMVRYTTERDGILEIFEKLDAKIFTNACGPCIGQWARYEDPKNAPKNSIVHSFNRNFAKRADGNPNTHAFVASPEITAAIALAGRLDFNPMTDKLINQNGEEVMLDEPTGWELPPKGFAVDDNGYLAPEEDGSHVQIVVDPDSERLELLTPFEPLGNDITGAKLLIKAFGKCTTDHISMAGPWLRFRGHLDNISNNCLIGAVNAFGKKTNFVKNQLTGEFGGVPDTARAYKAEGIKSVVVGDHNYGEGSSREHAAMEPRHLGVAAVIVKSFARIHETNLKKQGMLGLTFDNESDYDLIQEDDTFNFIDLNEFAPDKPLHIEVVHADGSKDTIKLNHTYNQTQIDWYNEGSALNLIKKQNAA; translated from the coding sequence ATGGCATTTGATATAGACATGATTAAAAAGGTTTATTCTAATATGACAGAGCGTGTAGATACAGCTCGTGATATTGTTGGTAAACCATTAACACTTTCAGAAAAAATATTATACTCACATCTTTGGGATGGAAAACCGAGTAAAGCGTTTACAAGAGGTAAAGATTATGTAGATTTTGCGCCAGATAGAGTAGCGTGTCAAGATGCAACTGCCCAAATGGCATTATTGCAATTTATGCAAGCTGGTAAAAAAAATGTTGCTGTTCCAACTACAGTGCACTGTGATCACTTGATTCAGGCAAAAAATGGAGCATCAATAGATTTACAACATGCAATAAGTACAAGTAACGAGGTTTTTAACTTCTTAGAGTCTGTATCCAATAAATACGGAATCGGTTTCTGGAGACCAGGAGCAGGTATTATTCACCAAGTTGTTTTAGAAAACTATGCATTTCCAGGCGGAATGATGATTGGTACAGATTCACATACAGTTAACGCTGGAGGATTGGGTATGGTTGCCATTGGAGTAGGTGGTGCAGATGCTGTAGATGTAATGGCTGGTATGGCTTGGGAGTTGAAATTTCCGAAGTTAATTGGAGTGCGATTAACCGGAACCTTATCTGGTTGGACAGCACCTAAAGACGTGATTTTAAAAGTAGCAGATATTTTAACCGTAAAAGGTGGAACAGGAGCTATTGTAGAATATTTTGGACCTGGAGCAAAAGGAATGTCCTGTACAGGTAAAGGAACCATTTGTAACATGGGAGCAGAGATTGGAGCAACAACTTCAACTTTTGGTTATGACGAATCTATGGAGCGTTATTTACGTGCTACAGATAGAGCAGATGTTGCAGATGCTGCAAACAAAGTTAAAGAGTATTTAACTGGAGATGATGAAGTGTATGCAAATCCTGAGCAATATTTTGACCAGGTTATTGATATTAACCTTACTGAGTTAAACCCATTATTAAACGGTCCTTTCACACCAGATTTGTCTACAGCAGTAGGTTCTACAATGGGCGAAAAAGCTAAAAAGAACGATTGGCCTATAAAAGTAGAATGGGGATTGATTGGTTCTTGTACCAACTCTTCTTATGAAGATTTATCTCGTGCCTCGTCGATTGCACAACAAGCTTTGGATAAAGGTTTGAAAATGAAATCTGAGCTTGGAATCAATCCAGGATCGGAAATGGTTCGATACACCACCGAGAGAGACGGGATTTTAGAAATTTTCGAAAAACTGGATGCTAAGATTTTTACGAATGCCTGCGGACCATGTATTGGTCAATGGGCTCGTTATGAAGATCCTAAAAATGCACCAAAAAACAGTATCGTTCACTCTTTTAATAGAAACTTTGCTAAGCGTGCAGATGGTAACCCAAATACACATGCTTTTGTGGCATCACCAGAAATAACTGCTGCGATTGCTCTTGCAGGTCGTTTGGATTTTAATCCAATGACAGATAAATTAATCAATCAAAACGGTGAAGAGGTAATGCTTGACGAACCAACAGGATGGGAATTACCTCCAAAAGGTTTCGCAGTAGATGATAATGGTTACTTAGCTCCAGAAGAGGATGGTAGTCATGTTCAAATCGTGGTTGATCCAGATTCTGAGCGTTTAGAACTGTTGACACCTTTTGAGCCATTAGGTAATGACATTACTGGTGCAAAACTGTTAATTAAAGCTTTTGGCAAATGTACAACAGACCATATTTCTATGGCTGGACCTTGGTTACGTTTTAGAGGACATTTAGATAATATTTCTAATAACTGTTTAATTGGAGCGGTTAATGCCTTCGGGAAAAAGACCAACTTTGTTAAAAATCAATTGACTGGAGAATTTGGTGGTGTGCCAGATACAGCAAGAGCTTATAAGGCTGAAGGAATTAAATCGGTTGTTGTGGGAGATCATAATTATGGAGAGGGTTCATCTCGTGAGCATGCTGCAATGGAGCCAAGACACTTAGGTGTTGCTGCAGTGATCGTTAAGTCCTTTGCACGTATACATGAGACCAACCTTAAAAAACAAGGAATGCTAGGTCTAACGTTTGATAATGAGTCAGATTACGATTTGATCCAAGAAGATGATACATTTAACTTTATAGATTTAAATGAATTTGCTCCAGATAAGCCACTTCATATAGAAGTTGTTCATGCAGATGGAAGCAAAGACACTATAAAATTAAACCATACCTACAATCAAACACAAATTGATTGGTATAACGAGGGTTCTGCTTTAAATTTAATTAAAAAGCAAAACGCAGCATAA
- a CDS encoding peptidylprolyl isomerase: protein MQLRINNLKSINKTMVLALIFSVFAIHVTTSQEIIEDVVDTSKKQRDTTNTGGRKKVDGVAAVVGDFVVLDSDIDKEYIQLQARGVSIKDISRCQLFGKLLEDKLYAHHAIQDSITVNELEIRSNIEQQISAFLEEKGGSMAELLEFYNKDSEQSLREEMFEINKNNKLAGDMQRKIVEDVEVTPEEVREYYNSIPKDSLPIFGTELKVAQIIVIPEVTEEAKQNVIEKLKEYKADVIENGASFTTKAVFYSDDTAARSKGGAYTLNRKRPQMVKEFRDVAFSLQEGEISEPFETDFGYHIILLEKIRGQEYDIRHILLRPEITEASILEAKEEITNVKERIESGDLTFSDAAREFSDEKETKFEGGQLINPYTQDSSLELTKMDPELYGQIQDLKDGEISLVLQDQDRVNPIKFKILTVTDRINEHVADFARDYLKIKALALQEKQFKAIETWQEEKIFDTYVKINADYKGCEFKSNWLKTEKE from the coding sequence ATGCAATTAAGAATAAACAATTTGAAGTCTATCAATAAAACAATGGTTCTAGCGCTGATTTTTTCAGTTTTTGCTATACATGTAACTACCTCACAAGAAATTATCGAAGATGTCGTTGATACATCAAAAAAACAAAGAGACACAACCAATACAGGCGGTCGTAAAAAGGTAGATGGTGTAGCAGCTGTAGTTGGTGATTTTGTGGTTTTGGATTCTGATATCGATAAAGAATATATCCAATTACAGGCAAGAGGTGTATCTATCAAGGATATTTCTCGTTGTCAACTCTTCGGAAAATTGCTCGAAGACAAATTATACGCTCACCATGCCATACAGGATAGTATAACCGTGAACGAATTAGAAATTCGATCTAATATAGAACAGCAAATCAGTGCCTTTTTAGAAGAAAAAGGAGGTTCTATGGCAGAGCTTTTAGAGTTTTATAATAAAGATAGCGAGCAAAGTTTACGTGAAGAAATGTTTGAGATCAACAAAAACAATAAGCTTGCTGGCGACATGCAAAGAAAAATTGTAGAAGATGTTGAGGTCACACCAGAAGAGGTAAGAGAATATTACAATAGTATCCCTAAAGATTCCTTACCAATATTTGGAACGGAACTTAAAGTAGCTCAAATTATTGTCATCCCAGAAGTGACAGAGGAAGCTAAGCAAAACGTTATTGAAAAACTTAAAGAATATAAAGCAGATGTTATAGAAAATGGCGCAAGTTTTACCACTAAAGCTGTATTTTATTCAGATGATACTGCTGCAAGATCAAAAGGTGGTGCTTACACGTTAAATCGTAAGCGCCCTCAAATGGTAAAAGAATTCCGTGACGTTGCATTTTCTTTACAGGAAGGTGAAATTTCAGAACCTTTTGAGACAGATTTTGGATATCATATTATTTTGTTGGAAAAAATTAGAGGTCAGGAATATGATATCAGACACATCCTGTTACGTCCAGAAATAACAGAGGCATCAATATTAGAAGCAAAAGAGGAAATTACCAATGTAAAGGAACGTATTGAGTCTGGCGATTTAACTTTCTCAGATGCTGCTCGTGAGTTTAGTGATGAGAAAGAAACAAAATTTGAAGGTGGTCAATTAATCAACCCATACACTCAGGATTCTAGTCTTGAGCTTACAAAAATGGATCCTGAACTTTACGGTCAAATCCAAGATTTAAAAGATGGAGAGATTAGTTTGGTTCTTCAGGACCAGGATCGAGTAAACCCAATAAAATTTAAAATATTAACCGTTACAGATAGAATTAATGAGCATGTCGCAGATTTTGCTCGTGACTATCTTAAAATCAAGGCACTTGCTTTACAGGAAAAGCAATTTAAAGCAATTGAAACGTGGCAAGAAGAAAAGATTTTTGATACGTACGTAAAAATCAATGCTGATTACAAAGGTTGCGAATTTAAAAGTAACTGGTTAAAAACAGAAAAAGAATAA
- a CDS encoding GldL-related protein, protein MGIGATITGSLFKIQHWPYGSEILTFGTLLELVGIILAIVVLIKMYRAK, encoded by the coding sequence TTGGGTATTGGAGCAACAATAACAGGTTCGCTTTTTAAAATCCAGCATTGGCCTTATGGCTCAGAAATTTTAACTTTTGGAACACTTTTAGAACTGGTTGGTATTATATTGGCAATTGTTGTATTGATTAAAATGTATCGAGCTAAATAG